A genome region from Hymenobacter tibetensis includes the following:
- a CDS encoding NFACT RNA binding domain-containing protein, producing the protein MHNNYYFLRQLAPALTRQLVGYRVVTCFSQEKDELVIGLTNGTAEFWVRAQLSATFTVLALPETFHRARANSVDLLPDLLGQEVADISALPNDRVLQLRFQSGATLLLKLYGPRPNAIFRLTPDSPVELFHQRYTADAAIQPLVGAEGKDVLSISDAESPKETADAPLPANPLKRYPALADLPTRYLRAHGYDPAPLSVKEQLTQEVITLLENPTAFYIVVVEGRARLSLLPIGEVERTLPLDPIAALRVFVPLTLSRRAHETELRQVRQLLERRAEEATTSASMARTRLYALEHTAGYRQTADLIMAHLSVIPAGASSVEIVDFYQNNQPRIIKLKPTETPQRTAQNLYRKAKNQQIETQQLTERIERRETEALWCLERLEELETLPSDLRALRTWRKQHQLEPETKTKTAQELPFKVFEDAGFTILVGRNAQNNDLLTQRYAHKDDLWLHAKDVSGSHVVIRHRAGQPVPQPVMEHAAQLAAWYSRRQNDSLCPVTITPKKFVRKPKGALPGQVVVEREKVVLVVPVNPFERNGTL; encoded by the coding sequence GTGCACAACAACTATTATTTCCTACGCCAGCTTGCCCCAGCCCTCACTCGTCAGTTAGTCGGCTATAGAGTAGTGACGTGCTTTTCACAGGAAAAGGACGAACTGGTAATAGGCTTGACCAATGGCACAGCGGAATTTTGGGTGCGGGCACAGCTTTCGGCCACTTTCACGGTGCTGGCTTTACCCGAAACCTTCCACCGGGCCCGCGCTAACTCCGTGGACCTATTGCCAGACCTGCTCGGCCAGGAAGTAGCGGACATCAGCGCACTCCCCAATGACCGGGTACTGCAGCTACGTTTCCAGAGCGGCGCGACACTGCTGTTGAAATTATACGGTCCCCGCCCGAACGCCATCTTCCGCCTCACCCCCGACTCGCCAGTCGAGTTGTTCCACCAGCGCTACACTGCCGACGCTGCTATTCAACCGCTAGTGGGTGCTGAGGGCAAGGACGTACTCTCTATCTCGGATGCTGAAAGCCCCAAAGAAACAGCTGATGCGCCCCTGCCAGCAAATCCGCTAAAGCGGTACCCTGCCCTGGCCGATTTGCCAACCCGCTACCTCCGCGCCCACGGTTACGACCCCGCTCCGCTAAGTGTTAAAGAGCAGTTAACCCAGGAGGTAATTACATTGCTCGAAAACCCTACTGCCTTCTATATAGTGGTGGTAGAAGGCCGTGCGCGCTTGAGTTTGCTACCTATAGGCGAGGTGGAACGCACTCTACCCCTCGACCCAATTGCTGCCCTACGCGTCTTTGTACCGCTAACACTAAGCCGTCGGGCGCACGAAACAGAGTTACGGCAGGTACGGCAGCTATTAGAGCGGCGCGCCGAAGAAGCAACGACCAGTGCCAGTATGGCTCGTACGCGCCTCTATGCACTAGAGCACACCGCTGGCTACCGCCAAACTGCTGACCTTATTATGGCCCATTTGAGCGTTATTCCAGCTGGCGCCAGCAGTGTGGAAATTGTGGATTTCTATCAAAACAATCAGCCCCGGATTATCAAACTGAAGCCCACTGAAACACCACAACGCACCGCCCAAAATCTTTACCGTAAAGCCAAAAACCAGCAGATTGAAACCCAGCAGCTAACAGAACGAATAGAGCGGCGAGAAACAGAAGCGTTGTGGTGCTTGGAACGGTTAGAAGAACTGGAAACCCTTCCCTCCGACCTACGCGCTTTACGCACTTGGCGCAAACAACACCAGTTAGAGCCAGAAACCAAGACCAAAACAGCCCAAGAATTGCCATTCAAGGTGTTCGAGGACGCCGGTTTCACCATCCTTGTTGGCCGCAACGCGCAGAACAACGATTTGCTTACGCAGCGCTACGCTCATAAAGATGACCTGTGGCTGCATGCCAAAGACGTGAGCGGGTCGCACGTGGTTATTCGGCACCGAGCGGGCCAGCCCGTACCCCAGCCCGTGATGGAGCACGCAGCACAGCTAGCTGCCTGGTACTCCCGCCGCCAGAACGACTCACTTTGCCCAGTTACGATTACACCCAAGAAGTTTGTGCGTAAACCCAAAGGCGCGTTGCCAGGACAAGTAGTTGTGGAACGAGAAAAGGTGGTGCTTGTGGTGCCAGTCAATCCGTTTGAACGAAACGGAACGTTATAA
- a CDS encoding Dps family protein, whose translation MAKAPANNTAAAPVAAPKSSAAKKAAPSNDKAASDGRSTPMLQPVLNQQFDAPAALQKFGTVSQRLPIGLDTNTRQQSVTNLNQLLADTITLRDLYKKHHWQVVGPTFYQLHLLYDKHYEEQSGLVDIIAERIQILGGVAVAMAHDVAELTSIPRPPRDREEAPVQVSRLLEAHQIILKNCHEFAKTAADAGDDGTNDVVVSDVMRTNELQVWFVSEHVVDTPLVRAE comes from the coding sequence ATGGCCAAAGCTCCTGCCAACAATACTGCCGCTGCCCCAGTAGCAGCTCCAAAATCCTCTGCTGCAAAAAAGGCAGCACCTTCCAATGACAAGGCTGCCTCCGACGGCCGTTCAACTCCGATGTTGCAGCCAGTGCTCAACCAGCAGTTCGACGCACCAGCAGCTCTGCAGAAATTCGGTACTGTATCGCAGCGCCTGCCCATTGGGCTCGATACCAACACCCGCCAGCAGAGTGTAACCAACCTCAACCAGTTGTTGGCCGACACGATTACGCTGCGCGACCTCTACAAGAAGCACCATTGGCAGGTAGTGGGCCCAACGTTCTATCAGCTGCACTTGCTCTATGACAAGCATTATGAAGAGCAAAGCGGCTTGGTTGACATCATCGCAGAGCGCATTCAGATTTTAGGCGGTGTAGCCGTAGCTATGGCCCACGACGTAGCCGAACTAACCAGCATCCCGCGCCCACCCCGCGACCGGGAAGAAGCGCCTGTACAGGTGTCTCGTTTGCTGGAAGCGCATCAAATCATCCTCAAGAACTGCCACGAATTTGCTAAAACGGCCGCTGATGCTGGCGATGACGGCACCAACGACGTGGTAGTAAGCGACGTAATGCGCACCAACGAATTGCAAGTATGGTTCGTGTCAGAGCACGTAGTAGATACGCCACTCGTGCGTGCTGAATAG
- a CDS encoding MOSC domain-containing protein — MPFPFFGDDKSTIASLLNTLPQVGRLEWIGLRPVRRDAVLSVWEATAETDRHLEGDHARPKAGGKRQVTLMQGEHLAAVGSYLGHDAPVDPARLRRNLVVTGLNLLSLKNRQIQIGEEVVLAITGECHPCSRMEEELGPGGYNAMRGHGGLTARIVQGGALRVGDLVRVVPAESTVPDTTAEQ, encoded by the coding sequence ATGCCTTTCCCTTTCTTTGGCGACGATAAATCAACTATTGCTAGCCTCCTGAATACCTTGCCACAGGTTGGGCGCCTAGAGTGGATCGGCTTGCGACCCGTGCGTCGGGACGCGGTGCTCTCCGTATGGGAAGCCACCGCCGAAACCGACCGACACTTGGAAGGCGACCACGCACGGCCTAAAGCTGGCGGGAAGCGCCAAGTGACCCTTATGCAGGGCGAACATCTAGCGGCAGTGGGTAGCTACCTCGGTCATGATGCGCCGGTAGATCCTGCTCGGCTGCGACGGAACCTGGTTGTAACGGGTTTAAATCTTTTGTCACTCAAGAACCGTCAAATTCAAATTGGGGAGGAAGTGGTGCTCGCCATCACAGGAGAATGCCATCCTTGCTCTCGCATGGAAGAGGAGTTAGGGCCAGGAGGCTATAACGCCATGCGTGGCCACGGAGGCTTAACCGCACGTATCGTGCAAGGTGGTGCGTTGCGGGTCGGCGACTTAGTACGGGTGGTGCCCGCTGAAAGCACTGTTCCTGATACCACAGCCGAACAGTAG